The stretch of DNA AAATATTATATTGCCACTCGCTATCCAGCATATAAAGAAGCTGTGAATATTTCCAGCGAAAAAGAGGCGTATAAGATATATCGAAAAACTGAGGAGGCATATCAATGGCTAAAGCAAGCACTCAAACTTTAAATATAGTGAACACGTTCCTTGAAGAAGTTGCAAAGGAAATTTCAATTAAGCGCGTGATCATGTTTGGCTCTCAAGTAAGTGGCAAAGCAAATAAGTGGAGCGATATCGACTTGGCTATAATCTCGGATGATTTCAAAGATATGAGTAACTTTGAAAGGTTAGTTTTTCTGGGCAAAATTGCCTGGCGAGCAAAGACTACAGCCATTGAAGCGCTCGGCTTCACCGAAGAGGAGTATCAACACGTATCCCCATTAGATTTTCTCTCCGAAATAAAAAGCAAAGGCAAAGTTATTTACGGAAAATAAGCTAGGAGGGAGAGATGAAATATACTGTCCTGCTTTACGTGGCTGCCACTCTCAAGGGGAAACTTTCGAAGAGGCAAAGGCAAATATCACTGAGGCAATTCAGTGTTACATAGAAAGCTTGAAAAGAGATAACGAGCCAATTCCTGAAGATGTTGATGAAATTATTAGCGTCATTAAGATTTCGGTGGCTGCTTGATGGGGAGATTTTATTTCTTGTTCTCCCATCGAAAGTTGCTAGTTGAACATCGCTCATCGATTTAAGGTTGCTCATCGAATGTCGCTAATTGGTTTTTAAAAATAAGGAAATGAATCAGCAGGTAAAGCTATGTGAGGAGGTCTAACCCAAAAAGAATGTATGGGCGGGGTTTATCCCCGCCCCTACATTCCTATCTTTGCGGGGGACGAGCCCCCGCCCTACTACTATTTGTTGCTTTGGAGAGCCAAGCGTCTCTGGTACAATCCGTAGAGTCCACTCACTATGAGCGTTGGTACGACCAGCAGCTTGCCCGCAGGACTAGCCAGAAGCTTCTGGAACATGGGAACCGCGTGATCCTCAATGTAAGGATCGGTGGTGGGAGGACCGAACTGTGACATGCTAGCCCAGTAGAAGCTGCCATCTCCTTGATGATATCGGTACGTTGCCGCCAGGGCTGCAACCTCGTCCTTTAAGCCGAATAGAAGGGCTCTGTTGGGACAAGCCTGCACGCAAGCTGGTACGTTTGGACTACCAGCAGCACTGTAACTAGTGGGATTTGCCAACCACATGCTCGCATTGCCTGGGACTCGTCTAGATTGCAAGGCGTCTTCAAAACCGGCTTCTCCATCACGGATACCCCAGCACAGATCGCATTTATACGCCTTAAGGTTGGCGCCATCGCCCCGACTGATCTTGGGATATCCACCTCGGGCACACTGCGTTGCACATTGGAAAGTGCATCTGATATCGAGGGGGTCACAATATTGCGTATCAGCAGGAAAACCCGGGCGTGGAAATTGCTTGATGTGGACGGACCCGTCAGCCATCTTCGTGATGGCACCCCTAGGGCACTGCTTCACGCAGGGTGGATCAGCACAGTGCCAGCAGTTGTATTTGATGAATGGTGGATTGTCCACAGCCAGTTGAGGCTTGACCACCGTGACGTCGTCGGATTCGATTTTTTCAGCTATACCTTTAGCATCTAAATCTGGAGGCGCCGAACCATTGCCCGCTGGGTCAAT from Actinomycetota bacterium encodes:
- a CDS encoding type II toxin-antitoxin system HicB family antitoxin, with protein sequence MYCPALRGCHSQGETFEEAKANITEAIQCYIESLKRDNEPIPEDVDEIISVIKISVAA
- a CDS encoding nucleotidyltransferase domain-containing protein gives rise to the protein MAKASTQTLNIVNTFLEEVAKEISIKRVIMFGSQVSGKANKWSDIDLAIISDDFKDMSNFERLVFLGKIAWRAKTTAIEALGFTEEEYQHVSPLDFLSEIKSKGKVIYGK